A genome region from Labilibaculum antarcticum includes the following:
- a CDS encoding FadR/GntR family transcriptional regulator yields MEILESFKTIEVESPVDKIIRQIRDLIIAGYLKTGDKLPSERRLSEKFGIGRTHIRNAIKKLEFYGILTANPQSGVIVNGTDMVAMQGLITNVMKIESPDFFSLVETRCFMEAFSVQQAAVRRTEVDILKLREALANFEEKVINNLPAENEDFIFHLKIAEACHNSVIKTLMLIVLPDILEMYRRENLCAKEEAGKSLKEHRNILEAIVSRNSNVAKDYMNEHLKDVLEFSKRKLNL; encoded by the coding sequence ATGGAGATTTTGGAGAGTTTTAAAACTATTGAGGTAGAAAGTCCAGTTGACAAAATAATCCGTCAGATCAGAGATTTGATCATTGCAGGATATTTAAAAACAGGGGATAAATTACCATCGGAAAGAAGGCTTTCGGAGAAATTCGGTATTGGTAGAACTCACATTAGAAATGCGATAAAAAAATTGGAGTTCTATGGTATATTAACAGCAAATCCACAAAGCGGTGTAATTGTTAATGGTACCGACATGGTTGCTATGCAAGGTTTGATTACAAATGTAATGAAGATTGAAAGTCCTGATTTCTTTTCCTTGGTGGAAACAAGATGCTTTATGGAGGCGTTTTCTGTTCAACAAGCAGCAGTAAGGAGGACTGAAGTTGACATTTTAAAACTTAGAGAAGCTCTTGCCAATTTCGAGGAGAAGGTGATTAATAACCTACCTGCCGAAAATGAAGATTTCATATTTCATCTAAAAATTGCAGAAGCATGTCACAATTCTGTGATTAAAACTCTAATGTTAATTGTTTTACCTGATATTCTTGAGATGTATCGTCGTGAAAATCTTTGTGCTAAAGAGGAAGCTGGAAAATCATTAAAGGAGCATCGGAACATTTTAGAAGCCATAGTAAGTCGAAATTCAAATGTGGCAAAAGATTATATGAATGAGCATCTTAAGGATGTTCTGGAATTCAGTAAAAGGAAACTAAATCTCTGA
- a CDS encoding SusC/RagA family TonB-linked outer membrane protein yields the protein MKRKILMLMVLLTGFSSYLFAQQTITGNVIDKTDKSTLIGVSVYEKGTTNGTVTDFDGNYTISVAGSESVLVYSFVGYETIKKLVGTLSAIDVAMGVDAESLDEVVVVGYGTQKKSHLTGAISKVVNEKLDQVVVSRVDDALIGQVSGVNIQATSAEAGAAPTITIRGVGSITADSGPAVVVDGMVVDASYLGTLDMNDIESFEILKDAASAAIYGSEGSNGVILITTKTGKVGKVKLSYNTYTGYKSAFGSDDYKKNLGDWAAKEFAATGEISEATQYAQKIAEVTGIDRDWQDVFFNGGIITSHSIAASGGTEDTKYSTSLRYLHDEGVVITDDYKLYSAKVKIDSKISEKMKFGLSVTPSYSKRRALPTSVHNPLRQSPWLPIYHTEETLQFINRDAYPNVGVGDYFYENHLVELDLNGDGSDSRPRTTGDSNPYAQYVEREHYEYNTKLLGSTYLSYKIMDGLTAKTSLGVTLEQRKRTRWDGTKHHASGSSRAAYLLNNRYKTRMISDNTLSYNTKIGDHEISALAGITIQKRKEETSQLVGTGYSNDLLKNLQGATTVTSEGEYNIEKNKIGYFGRVTYAYANKYLVNASFRRDGSSVFGVQSKWGNFPAASLGWNVHNEDFLSGSDVLSKLKIRVSYGLTGAENFSVGDDLVNAYPYLAQLDNTNAIIDGGISTGVSPKNIANLLLQWEASEEFNPGIDFGFLNGRFSGSLDYYKRTSDKLLLNNPVSYVTGFNSGIVNLGKVENSGWEFELRTKNIITENFSWKTTFIASTNKNELLDYGDSDGALTEDGFGRNSQWINSVGNPISSFYGYVVDKEFAAEYWDSPWLPINGISEDVIVKDLNGDGLITDDDKTILGDPYPEITWSVTNEFKYKNIDFSFMIQGSQGAEVKNIGDQYFFSEWNGPTTSDQAVVDAGIISDASFLKARVLTDDVVMSAGYFSLRNVNIGYTLSDYVLSKLGIESLRIFATGQNLLYITSDDYHGFNPEFVDSNNTPQSYGAQRSGTPLFRTVSVGLNVNF from the coding sequence ATGAAAAGAAAAATTCTAATGCTAATGGTTTTATTAACGGGATTCTCTTCCTATTTGTTTGCTCAGCAAACGATTACGGGGAATGTCATTGATAAAACAGATAAGTCAACTTTAATAGGAGTGAGTGTATATGAAAAAGGTACAACAAACGGTACAGTAACTGATTTTGATGGAAATTACACAATAAGTGTTGCCGGATCAGAAAGTGTTCTAGTTTACTCATTTGTAGGCTATGAGACAATTAAAAAACTAGTAGGAACTCTATCTGCAATCGATGTAGCAATGGGTGTTGATGCCGAAAGTTTGGATGAAGTAGTAGTTGTAGGTTATGGTACTCAGAAAAAATCACATCTTACCGGAGCTATTTCAAAAGTTGTGAATGAAAAATTAGATCAAGTGGTTGTTTCAAGGGTAGATGATGCTTTAATTGGTCAAGTTTCTGGTGTAAACATTCAAGCAACTTCTGCTGAGGCTGGTGCTGCTCCAACAATTACAATTAGAGGTGTTGGATCAATAACGGCTGATTCAGGACCTGCAGTTGTAGTTGATGGTATGGTGGTCGATGCTAGTTATCTTGGAACCCTAGATATGAATGATATAGAGTCTTTTGAGATATTAAAAGATGCCGCATCTGCAGCTATTTATGGTAGTGAAGGGTCTAATGGAGTAATTCTGATTACTACAAAGACCGGAAAAGTAGGGAAAGTAAAATTATCGTATAACACTTATACAGGATATAAATCTGCTTTTGGAAGTGATGACTATAAGAAAAATCTAGGTGATTGGGCTGCCAAAGAGTTCGCTGCTACGGGTGAAATTTCAGAAGCTACCCAATATGCACAAAAAATAGCTGAAGTAACTGGTATTGACAGAGATTGGCAAGATGTTTTCTTTAACGGTGGAATAATCACCAGTCACTCTATAGCAGCAAGTGGAGGAACTGAAGATACTAAATATTCTACTTCATTAAGATATTTACATGACGAAGGTGTTGTTATTACAGATGACTACAAACTGTATTCTGCAAAAGTGAAAATAGATAGTAAAATAAGCGAAAAAATGAAATTTGGCTTGAGTGTGACACCTTCCTATTCAAAAAGAAGAGCTTTACCTACTTCTGTTCATAATCCATTAAGACAATCTCCTTGGTTGCCTATATATCATACAGAGGAAACATTACAATTTATAAATAGAGATGCTTATCCAAATGTGGGTGTAGGAGATTATTTCTATGAGAATCATTTAGTTGAATTGGATTTAAATGGTGATGGTAGTGATAGTAGACCGCGTACTACAGGTGATTCAAACCCTTATGCACAATATGTAGAAAGAGAACATTATGAGTATAACACCAAACTATTAGGTTCTACTTATTTGAGTTATAAAATTATGGATGGACTTACTGCTAAGACATCTTTAGGGGTAACTTTAGAGCAACGAAAAAGAACAAGATGGGATGGAACAAAACACCATGCATCTGGAAGTAGTAGAGCTGCATATTTATTAAATAATAGATATAAAACCAGGATGATTTCTGATAATACTTTATCATACAACACAAAAATTGGTGATCATGAGATTAGCGCTTTGGCAGGTATAACTATCCAAAAAAGAAAAGAAGAAACCAGTCAACTTGTAGGTACAGGATATTCTAACGATTTACTTAAAAATTTACAAGGAGCAACTACTGTTACTTCAGAAGGAGAATACAATATTGAAAAGAATAAAATAGGATATTTTGGTAGAGTCACATATGCTTATGCTAATAAGTACTTAGTAAATGCATCGTTTAGACGTGATGGTAGTTCTGTTTTTGGAGTACAATCTAAGTGGGGTAACTTTCCTGCGGCATCTTTAGGATGGAATGTGCATAATGAAGATTTCTTGAGTGGAAGCGATGTTCTAAGCAAATTAAAGATTAGAGTTAGTTATGGACTTACAGGTGCTGAAAACTTTAGTGTAGGAGACGACTTAGTTAACGCATATCCTTATTTAGCACAATTGGATAATACCAATGCAATTATTGACGGTGGTATTTCAACGGGTGTTTCTCCTAAAAATATTGCTAACCTATTATTACAATGGGAAGCTTCGGAGGAATTTAACCCAGGTATAGATTTTGGATTTTTAAATGGCAGATTTTCAGGTTCGTTAGATTATTATAAAAGAACCAGCGACAAGTTATTACTCAACAACCCTGTGTCTTATGTTACTGGTTTTAATAGTGGTATTGTAAATTTAGGGAAAGTAGAAAACAGTGGTTGGGAATTTGAATTAAGAACCAAAAATATTATAACCGAGAATTTTTCTTGGAAAACTACTTTTATAGCCTCTACTAATAAAAATGAATTGCTTGATTATGGTGATTCTGATGGTGCATTAACTGAAGATGGATTTGGTAGAAATTCACAATGGATAAATTCTGTAGGTAATCCTATCTCTTCTTTTTATGGTTATGTTGTAGATAAAGAATTCGCAGCTGAATATTGGGATTCTCCTTGGCTTCCAATTAATGGAATATCAGAAGATGTTATCGTTAAAGATTTGAATGGTGATGGTTTAATTACCGATGATGATAAAACTATTCTAGGAGATCCATACCCAGAAATTACTTGGAGTGTAACTAACGAATTCAAATATAAAAATATAGATTTTTCTTTTATGATTCAAGGTAGCCAAGGAGCTGAAGTGAAAAATATTGGAGATCAATACTTTTTCTCTGAGTGGAACGGACCTACTACCAGTGACCAGGCTGTTGTAGATGCAGGAATCATTTCTGATGCTTCTTTCCTTAAGGCTAGAGTTCTTACTGATGATGTTGTTATGAGTGCAGGTTATTTCTCATTGAGAAATGTAAACATTGGCTATACTTTATCAGATTATGTATTATCAAAATTAGGAATAGAATCATTAAGAATTTTTGCAACAGGTCAGAATTTACTATACATCACTTCGGATGATTATCATGGTTTTAACCCCGAGTTTGTTGATAGTAATAATACACCTCAGTCTTATGGTGCTCAAAGATCGGGTACACCATTATTTAGAACTGTATCAGTTGGTTTAAATGTTAATTTTTAA
- a CDS encoding RagB/SusD family nutrient uptake outer membrane protein, with translation MKYTKFLFFAITGILFGSCDTEEFLNPLPDSAIVAESYFQSDDDVLSGIIGMYDALQGVNENTESSSARYNRGVQLEYLLTEHRSDNTRSKTLEGSRADFQRYIVEADNVQSEDYYQSMFEIIFRANNVLKYVDKADATNINKYAAEAKFLRGYAYFNLVRLYGPVPLVTTVVGADEKELLFTRIEESIVYEQIVSDLQEGVTYLDNTHKSRASKAAAQGILAKVYLTQPTRNYSGAKQLCEDIMNSGFALESNFKDVFYNELNDEIIFAVQYLSGNPAESQGFSSEFTSYKRQGKQDGLNIVNPNLAVDFIANGGNRTAVSYAAFGDDADLPIPEIAEVIKFLPDGYDISDTNLPTYGGAPSLAGNDWIILRYSDVLLMHAEAIMEGGDYTADNDAINSFMEVRVRAGFDAIADRPSVLTKDDLLLERRVELAFENHRFFDLVRFGVAHEVLGAHAEAMGYSSYNIRKLLLPIPSREINLSDGILTQNPQ, from the coding sequence ATGAAATATACAAAATTTTTATTTTTTGCTATTACAGGAATCTTATTTGGTTCTTGTGATACAGAGGAGTTTTTGAATCCATTACCAGACTCTGCTATTGTTGCTGAAAGCTATTTTCAATCAGACGATGATGTTTTATCTGGAATTATTGGGATGTATGATGCCCTACAAGGGGTTAATGAAAATACTGAATCAAGTTCAGCAAGATACAATAGAGGAGTACAATTAGAGTATCTTTTGACTGAACACCGATCTGATAATACAAGAAGTAAAACACTTGAAGGTTCAAGAGCTGATTTTCAAAGATATATCGTGGAGGCTGATAATGTTCAGTCTGAAGATTATTACCAATCTATGTTTGAAATTATTTTTAGAGCAAATAATGTCTTGAAATATGTTGATAAGGCTGATGCTACAAACATTAATAAATATGCTGCCGAGGCTAAGTTTTTAAGAGGGTATGCATATTTTAACTTAGTAAGATTGTACGGGCCAGTACCATTGGTAACTACTGTAGTTGGCGCTGACGAAAAAGAATTGCTATTTACTAGAATAGAGGAATCAATAGTTTATGAGCAAATTGTATCAGATTTACAAGAAGGGGTTACTTATTTAGATAACACACATAAGTCTAGAGCTTCTAAAGCTGCGGCGCAAGGAATTTTAGCTAAAGTGTACTTAACACAACCAACACGTAACTATTCAGGTGCAAAACAATTGTGTGAGGACATTATGAACAGTGGTTTTGCTTTAGAATCTAATTTTAAGGATGTATTCTACAACGAGTTAAACGACGAAATTATTTTTGCTGTTCAGTACTTATCTGGAAACCCAGCAGAAAGTCAAGGTTTTTCATCTGAATTTACTTCTTACAAACGTCAAGGTAAACAGGATGGACTTAATATAGTTAATCCAAATCTTGCTGTAGATTTTATTGCTAATGGAGGAAATAGAACGGCTGTGTCTTATGCTGCTTTTGGTGATGATGCTGATCTTCCTATACCGGAGATAGCCGAAGTCATAAAGTTTTTACCAGATGGGTATGACATTTCTGATACAAACCTTCCTACTTATGGAGGAGCTCCTTCACTAGCGGGTAACGACTGGATTATTTTACGTTATTCTGATGTGTTATTAATGCATGCAGAGGCTATTATGGAAGGTGGAGATTATACTGCAGATAATGATGCTATAAATTCTTTTATGGAAGTTAGAGTTAGAGCAGGGTTTGATGCTATAGCAGATCGCCCTTCAGTTTTAACTAAAGATGATTTATTGCTTGAAAGAAGAGTAGAATTAGCTTTTGAAAATCATCGTTTCTTTGATTTAGTAAGGTTTGGTGTTGCACATGAAGTATTGGGTGCACATGCCGAAGCAATGGGCTATAGTAGTTATAATATTAGAAAATTATTATTACCAATTCCTTCAAGGGAAATTAATTTAAGTGATGGTATTTTAACTCAAAATCCTCAATAA
- a CDS encoding PKD domain-containing protein: MKNRLNIFKNTMKVVLCISVMFLSVSCEETFEFDLPEAGSLEDTSLPVADFAYIPDAEDFKTVEFNNLSMESIKYLWDFGGGATSEEKDPTYTFAAGEGSYPVTLTALDANNAATSVTLDVEVVDQFVALPVNVINGAFEDSRDGWEIASFTDGTTTSFDASGDGSWTSYDGVEGTSKTRGAKWKATTSINADGTRNAASRFAYQPIFVSPTLVDRTVKYFIEYEYSIETAGGKIIVEILDGHFTDGADAFDSTPLVQSIGTDANGKLSASAGMGTVVRKEFTTNSSGAVSIWIYGQNITAGNAYVDNVKVYPAN, from the coding sequence ATGAAAAATCGATTAAATATTTTCAAAAACACCATGAAGGTGGTGTTGTGCATATCGGTAATGTTTTTATCGGTAAGCTGTGAAGAAACTTTCGAGTTTGATTTGCCTGAGGCTGGTTCTTTAGAAGATACTAGTTTACCAGTAGCTGATTTTGCTTATATTCCAGATGCAGAGGATTTCAAAACCGTAGAATTCAATAATTTGTCAATGGAATCTATCAAATATCTTTGGGACTTTGGAGGTGGAGCTACATCAGAAGAAAAAGACCCTACCTATACTTTTGCAGCTGGAGAAGGAAGTTATCCAGTAACATTGACTGCTCTTGATGCAAATAATGCAGCAACTAGTGTAACACTAGATGTTGAGGTAGTTGATCAATTTGTAGCACTTCCAGTAAATGTTATAAATGGAGCTTTTGAAGATAGTAGAGATGGCTGGGAAATAGCAAGTTTTACAGATGGAACTACAACATCATTCGATGCTAGTGGTGATGGGTCTTGGACAAGCTATGATGGTGTAGAGGGTACTAGTAAAACAAGAGGTGCAAAATGGAAGGCTACTACCTCTATTAATGCAGACGGAACAAGAAATGCAGCTAGTAGATTTGCTTACCAACCAATTTTTGTATCACCTACATTAGTAGATCGTACAGTTAAATATTTCATAGAATATGAATATTCTATTGAAACTGCTGGAGGTAAAATAATAGTTGAAATTTTAGACGGCCACTTTACTGATGGAGCTGATGCTTTTGATAGTACTCCATTGGTACAGAGTATTGGAACAGATGCGAATGGTAAGTTAAGTGCTTCAGCGGGAATGGGAACAGTAGTTAGAAAAGAATTTACGACGAACTCTAGTGGTGCAGTTTCTATATGGATTTATGGACAAAATATTACCGCGGGTAATGCATATGTTGATAATGTTAAAGTTTATCCAGCAAACTAA
- a CDS encoding polysaccharide lyase family 7 protein, with translation MRIFFVQTRMIIIMGVSSVTKNNYKQMKIFRRNILLIGLIAFLSVNATSQNEKSSVTESESKIEKRDKRKKKKVKLPNIDLSHWKVTLPVSNDAGKPVEIEPPEILDFAKMEVAKPYMYIDSTRGAIVFHAKPTNSKTKNTKYTRSELREQIVPGENNVNWTFKQGAYMKGKLSMEATSRDSDGKYHRTIIMQIHGRLTNEQRDLIGADDNNAPPILKIYWDKGKIRVKTKVLKNLNASYEEMLHEDAWGNDKGFNFEQEVGFRKFTLEVKVSDGKMVVVLNKNEYKVYENVHMKKWGIFENYFKAGNYFQTRDEGAYSSVKFYELSVSH, from the coding sequence ATGAGAATATTTTTCGTGCAAACGCGAATGATTATTATCATGGGAGTTTCATCTGTTACCAAAAACAATTATAAACAGATGAAAATCTTCCGAAGAAATATATTACTAATTGGTTTAATAGCATTTCTATCTGTTAACGCTACTTCTCAAAACGAGAAAAGTAGCGTTACAGAATCGGAAAGTAAAATTGAAAAACGAGATAAAAGAAAGAAAAAGAAAGTTAAGCTTCCTAATATAGATTTAAGCCATTGGAAAGTAACCTTACCTGTATCAAACGATGCAGGAAAACCAGTTGAAATTGAACCACCTGAAATTTTAGATTTTGCAAAAATGGAGGTAGCAAAACCTTATATGTATATCGATTCTACTAGAGGAGCTATTGTATTTCACGCAAAGCCAACGAATTCTAAAACAAAAAACACCAAGTATACCCGTTCCGAATTAAGAGAGCAAATAGTGCCAGGTGAAAATAATGTGAATTGGACCTTTAAACAAGGAGCTTATATGAAGGGGAAATTATCGATGGAGGCAACATCTAGAGATTCTGATGGTAAATACCATAGAACCATTATTATGCAAATTCACGGTAGGCTAACGAATGAACAACGTGATTTAATTGGTGCCGATGACAATAACGCGCCACCAATATTAAAAATTTATTGGGATAAAGGAAAGATACGGGTTAAAACAAAGGTGCTTAAAAATTTAAATGCTTCATATGAAGAGATGTTACATGAAGATGCCTGGGGAAATGACAAAGGATTTAATTTTGAACAAGAAGTTGGATTTAGAAAATTCACTTTGGAGGTTAAAGTTTCTGATGGGAAAATGGTTGTTGTTTTAAATAAAAATGAATATAAAGTTTATGAAAATGTTCACATGAAAAAATGGGGGATTTTTGAAAACTACTTTAAAGCTGGAAATTATTTTCAAACCAGAGATGAAGGAGCTTATTCATCTGTAAAATTTTATGAGTTAAGTGTCAGTCATTAA
- a CDS encoding polysaccharide lyase family 7 protein — protein MLKRKSYYILLFLMIPFVLIVESCHKNNDEPNVEDDVRYEVPEIDLSNWKVTLPIGNPSEVLPPEILDYATNETLKPFMYNDSIEGALVFYTYPEATTTNTAYSRTELRELMNPEDKGETNWTFAQGGSMKGTLAMSDISKDDEGEYHRAIIMQIHGRLTDEQRDLIGENDNNAPPMLKIYWTDGFVRVKTKVLKDLNASYEDLLETDAWGDDDGHTFSESVGFEQFTLEVIVTDGRMEVILNDNESVVYDDIHIEKWGVFENYFKAGNYLVTKDSDAFSKVKYFELEVNHD, from the coding sequence ATGTTAAAGAGAAAAAGCTATTATATATTATTGTTTCTAATGATTCCTTTCGTGCTTATTGTAGAAAGCTGTCATAAAAATAATGATGAGCCTAATGTTGAAGATGATGTTCGGTATGAAGTACCAGAAATAGATTTAAGCAACTGGAAAGTAACACTTCCGATTGGAAACCCATCGGAAGTATTACCTCCAGAAATATTAGATTATGCAACTAATGAAACGCTAAAACCTTTTATGTATAATGATTCTATAGAAGGAGCATTAGTGTTTTATACTTATCCAGAAGCAACGACTACCAATACGGCTTACTCAAGAACTGAATTAAGAGAGTTAATGAACCCCGAAGATAAAGGGGAAACGAATTGGACATTTGCTCAGGGTGGATCTATGAAAGGAACTTTGGCCATGTCAGATATTTCTAAAGATGACGAAGGGGAATATCACAGAGCCATCATTATGCAAATTCATGGTAGGTTAACTGATGAGCAGAGAGATTTAATAGGAGAAAACGATAACAATGCACCTCCAATGCTAAAAATATATTGGACTGATGGATTTGTTAGAGTAAAAACAAAAGTTCTAAAAGATCTAAATGCTTCTTATGAAGACTTACTTGAAACAGATGCTTGGGGAGATGATGATGGACACACTTTTTCAGAATCTGTTGGTTTTGAACAATTCACTTTAGAAGTGATAGTTACCGATGGAAGAATGGAGGTTATTCTGAATGATAATGAGTCAGTTGTATATGATGATATTCACATTGAAAAATGGGGTGTATTCGAAAACTATTTTAAGGCAGGGAATTATTTAGTTACAAAAGATTCTGATGCTTTTTCAAAAGTTAAATACTTTGAATTAGAAGTGAATCATGATTAA
- a CDS encoding heparinase II/III family protein: protein MAKYLTFIFLLITLTVSAQDLIIPHDHVLGNAELVSMLNVESNTELKKIQSTYQAGKEDKALIALTQYFKHKLSDRYFFSSNDFRQRFEEYNKMYSGRFEYHEKKAKQHLELYPAWTEWKIPFTNLKGEEVSSYPYRHLTRQHKAGDIALLFYFTNDTTYLHYIPKQAESLNEAFNQGKVETIADGNGAYEAYRAGNRMYNWLFAHQCLLASDQYTWQEQLVMIKNFLHTGAKLYHHNSEYREGNHQTRGMSALGMLAILFKEFKGADEWWTRATNRLEEHLEKEVYADGFQFERSVHYHIDDIDNYFYPYQLAKMNGVSLNPIWDQRLKAMFQVFVKIALPTKNAPVFQDDTNDPWAEYNKIEDIMALGSVLIANKEFKYFAGKKLPSKYYWLLSNAQLEDFKNRKASKPKLKSTELPETGYYIMRNGWEKDDLYMAISAGITEEKPDHQHGDMLGVQAYAYGNMVLPNYQVRYYLEDLEEFKNSWTKNVGLVDSVPHGRKWTGNKGGSGFGKWGQLPVPKVLNWTKGDQVDFFIGTHDGYKDMGVETFRQVFFLKDGFWLVRDHFISDGTQHNYQQVWQGHYDTENKVHVRSVFPNGAGLDIIQLGDVPNVITKGSARGKGRIVFESEKMNKATYSSLLFPFKGFEERIQKQDQYENLKLCGWQISKSDQINKTEYLESDASLVLAKDKVILLFDGSKIQFKSGDVMTTNKKSDLLLKWEKGSWNVTNCGILGVRLTVSSQYIDLEPGKSVQIDL, encoded by the coding sequence ATGGCTAAATATCTTACTTTTATCTTTTTACTGATTACTTTAACCGTTTCAGCTCAAGATCTTATTATTCCACACGATCATGTCTTAGGAAATGCGGAATTAGTCAGTATGTTGAATGTTGAGTCGAATACTGAACTGAAAAAGATTCAGTCTACCTACCAAGCAGGCAAAGAAGATAAGGCATTAATTGCCTTAACTCAGTATTTTAAACATAAATTATCGGATCGTTATTTTTTCAGTTCTAATGATTTTCGTCAGCGTTTCGAGGAGTATAACAAGATGTATTCCGGCAGATTTGAATACCATGAAAAGAAAGCAAAGCAACATCTTGAATTGTATCCTGCATGGACCGAATGGAAAATACCTTTTACTAATTTAAAAGGGGAAGAGGTGAGTTCATATCCATACAGGCATTTAACAAGACAGCACAAGGCTGGAGATATTGCATTGCTTTTTTATTTTACAAACGACACTACTTATCTGCACTACATACCCAAACAGGCGGAATCATTAAATGAAGCTTTTAATCAAGGGAAAGTAGAGACTATTGCAGATGGAAATGGTGCTTATGAAGCTTACAGAGCCGGAAACAGAATGTACAACTGGCTGTTTGCTCATCAATGTTTATTGGCATCCGATCAATATACCTGGCAAGAGCAGCTTGTCATGATTAAGAATTTTTTGCACACAGGTGCTAAATTATACCATCACAATTCAGAGTATCGCGAAGGCAATCATCAAACCAGGGGCATGAGTGCTTTGGGAATGTTAGCGATTCTATTCAAAGAATTTAAAGGTGCAGATGAATGGTGGACCCGAGCTACCAATCGATTGGAAGAACATCTGGAAAAGGAAGTTTATGCCGATGGATTTCAATTTGAGAGATCTGTACATTATCACATTGATGATATCGATAATTACTTCTATCCATATCAGTTAGCAAAAATGAATGGCGTAAGCCTCAACCCAATATGGGATCAAAGATTAAAAGCAATGTTTCAGGTATTCGTAAAAATAGCATTGCCAACTAAAAATGCACCAGTCTTTCAGGATGATACGAATGATCCGTGGGCTGAGTACAATAAAATTGAAGATATTATGGCTTTAGGATCAGTACTAATTGCCAATAAAGAATTTAAATATTTTGCTGGAAAGAAACTTCCTTCAAAGTATTACTGGTTGTTGAGTAATGCTCAGCTTGAAGATTTCAAAAATAGAAAAGCATCTAAACCCAAGCTTAAGAGTACGGAGTTGCCCGAGACTGGTTACTATATCATGCGAAATGGCTGGGAGAAAGATGATTTGTATATGGCTATAAGTGCCGGAATAACAGAAGAAAAACCAGATCATCAGCATGGAGATATGTTGGGAGTACAAGCCTATGCATATGGCAATATGGTTTTGCCAAATTATCAGGTGAGATATTATTTAGAGGATTTAGAGGAGTTCAAGAACTCTTGGACAAAAAATGTAGGTCTGGTTGATTCTGTTCCTCATGGTAGAAAATGGACAGGCAATAAAGGTGGCAGTGGATTCGGAAAATGGGGACAGTTGCCAGTTCCAAAAGTGTTGAACTGGACAAAAGGCGATCAAGTTGATTTCTTTATTGGTACACATGATGGATATAAGGATATGGGTGTTGAGACTTTTCGTCAGGTTTTCTTTTTGAAAGATGGTTTTTGGTTGGTTCGTGATCATTTCATTTCCGATGGAACTCAACACAACTATCAGCAAGTTTGGCAAGGGCATTACGACACTGAAAATAAAGTGCATGTTCGATCTGTATTTCCAAATGGAGCAGGCTTAGATATCATTCAATTGGGAGATGTTCCGAATGTAATTACAAAAGGTTCTGCCCGAGGAAAAGGGCGTATAGTGTTCGAATCAGAAAAAATGAACAAAGCAACTTATTCAAGCTTGTTATTTCCCTTTAAAGGATTTGAGGAGCGAATTCAGAAGCAAGATCAATATGAAAACTTAAAACTGTGTGGCTGGCAAATCAGCAAATCAGATCAAATAAATAAAACAGAATATTTAGAGTCAGATGCATCTTTGGTTCTAGCAAAAGATAAGGTGATTCTGTTATTCGATGGATCAAAAATTCAATTCAAATCTGGTGATGTGATGACAACAAACAAGAAAAGTGATTTGCTCCTAAAATGGGAAAAAGGCAGCTGGAATGTTACCAATTGCGGTATCTTAGGAGTTCGGTTAACGGTATCAAGTCAGTATATAGACTTAGAACCTGGAAAATCAGTTCAAATAGATTTATAA